Genomic DNA from bacterium:
AAGCGCTTTCTACCTGTGCTGCTTCTGTTAAAGTCCAAGTTGGAAAAGAAACTACTGGTGGTTTAGGTTCTGGTGCTGATCCAGAGATCGGCCGCAAGTCTATAGAAGAAAACAAAGAAGAGGTTTATGAGGTTTTAAAGAACTCAGATATGGTTTTTGTGACCGCTGGCATGGGCGGTGGTACGGGTTCTGGCGCAGGGCCAGTAGTAGCAGCTATTGCTCGGGAGTTAGGAGCTTTGACAGTCGGTGTAGTAACTAAGCCTTTTGCTTTTGAAGGGGCAAGAAGACGGGAGGTGGCTGAGAAGGCGGTTGAAGAGCTGAAAGAAAATGTTGATACCCTTATAGTTATTCCTAATGATAAACTTCTTCAGGTAATTGATAAAAAAACTACCCTTTTAGATGCTTTTTCAGTTGTTGATGATGTTTTACGTCAAGGTATTCAAGGCATTTCAGACCTAATTGTTATTCCCGGAATTATTAATGTTGATTTTGCTGATGTAAAGACAATTATGCAGGATGCTGGTTCAGCGCTAATGGGTATCGGCAGAGCTAAAGGAGAAAATAGGGCTATTGAGGCGGCCCGCGCTGCTATTGACTCTCCTCTACTCGATCTCTCCATTGAGGGTGCTAAAGGAATTCTTTTTAATATCACTGGCGGGCCTGATATGTCGATGTATGAGATTGATGAGGCAGCAAAAACTATTACTGAAGCTGCTCATCCTGATGCTAATATTATTTTTGGGGCTATGATAGATGAAGCAATGCAGGGTGAAATAAAGATAACGGTCATTGCTACTGGTTTTGGTGATGGTCGTCCCCGCAAAAAAGAAGAAGAAGCAAAAGAAGGTTTTACTCTTACCTCTTTAGCTGAGATTTCAGAAACAGAGGAAGAAAAAGAGGAGAAAAAACCTTCGCCTTTAATTAAAAAACCAGAGTTAATACAAGAAAAAGAAGAGGATAGTTCAGATAAAGAAAGCGATGATATTGAGGTTCCAGCTTTTATTAGAAGGAAATTGAAATAATAGCTAAGTTTTTTCTTTTTTTAGATATTTTTTAGGGCCTTAGTGTTTTAAATAGTTCTTTTATCTTTTCTCCTATATTGCCAAAAAGTTTAAACCCTTCTGCGGAGTGGGCAGAAGGATGATGCTTAGCCCAGAAAAGAAGGCTTAGGGCGGCGGCAAAAGCAGGATCTTCCACTTTGTCGGTTAGTCCTCCTATCATCATTTGGCATTTTCCTAAAGTAGAAGGAAGTTTTAAGACCTCTTTAGAGAGTTCGGTTAGTCCTTTGAGCTGAGAGGTGCCGCCAGTAAAAACTGCTCCAGCTGGCAGTTTGGCATCTTTTTTAATTCTTTTTAGCTCTTTACGTACAGCTTCTAATATCTCACTTAATCTGGCTTTTATAATTTCAGCTAAAAACTTTTTGTTGGTGTCTGTTTTTTCTTCTGGATCAATTTGGGAAAGATCTACTGTTTGGGTTTCAGAAATCTCTTCTGGCAAGGCAGATCCATACTTGATTTTCACCTGTTCAGCAATCTCTAAAGATGTTTTAAGGCCAATAG
This window encodes:
- the ftsZ gene encoding cell division protein FtsZ yields the protein MSDSDTKQNFDFPKGQENEPINVARIKVVGVGGGGNSAITRMVNARIKGVEFVAINTDLQALSTCAASVKVQVGKETTGGLGSGADPEIGRKSIEENKEEVYEVLKNSDMVFVTAGMGGGTGSGAGPVVAAIARELGALTVGVVTKPFAFEGARRREVAEKAVEELKENVDTLIVIPNDKLLQVIDKKTTLLDAFSVVDDVLRQGIQGISDLIVIPGIINVDFADVKTIMQDAGSALMGIGRAKGENRAIEAARAAIDSPLLDLSIEGAKGILFNITGGPDMSMYEIDEAAKTITEAAHPDANIIFGAMIDEAMQGEIKITVIATGFGDGRPRKKEEEAKEGFTLTSLAEISETEEEKEEKKPSPLIKKPELIQEKEEDSSDKESDDIEVPAFIRRKLK